Proteins encoded by one window of Methylosinus sp. PW1:
- a CDS encoding tryptophanase — translation MRTIIEPFRIKMTEALPITKRQEREERLKAAHYNVFLLDAEDITIDLLTDSGTGAMSDRQWAALMMGDESYAGSRSWRRFEKTIRDITGFEHIFPTHQGRAAERILAATRLKHGDIVPNNSHFDTTRANIEYVGATALDLPSAKAADIHAETHFKGDIDLAALERALEREGKKIPFCMLTATNNTGGGQPISLDNIRAAKALLTRRGIPLVLDACRFAENAYFIKLWERGYADRALIDIAREMFSLCDAATTSAKKDGLANIGGFFACNDDRWAEDFRNLLILTEGFPTYGGLAGRDLEAIAVGLEEALEEEYQRYRYATVEYLASRLIARGVPIVRPAGGHAVFIDAAGFCPHLSATDFPGVGLTAALYLEGGVRGVELGSVMFGRRAEDGTETPAPRELVRLAFPRRVYTQSHFDYVIEAIENVFRERAAIPPFRITRQAPFLRHFTAHFAPG, via the coding sequence ATGCGCACCATCATCGAGCCCTTCCGCATCAAGATGACAGAAGCTCTGCCGATAACAAAGCGGCAAGAGCGCGAGGAGCGGCTGAAGGCCGCGCATTACAATGTTTTTCTGCTCGATGCGGAAGACATCACCATCGATCTTCTGACCGACAGCGGCACGGGCGCCATGTCGGATCGGCAATGGGCCGCGCTCATGATGGGCGACGAAAGCTATGCGGGAAGCAGGTCGTGGCGCCGCTTCGAGAAGACCATTCGCGACATCACGGGGTTCGAGCATATTTTTCCTACGCATCAAGGCCGCGCGGCGGAGCGCATTCTCGCTGCGACGCGGCTGAAGCATGGCGATATCGTGCCCAACAACAGCCATTTCGACACGACGCGCGCCAATATCGAATATGTCGGCGCGACGGCGCTCGATCTGCCCAGCGCCAAGGCCGCCGATATTCATGCGGAGACGCATTTCAAAGGCGACATAGACCTCGCGGCGCTGGAGCGTGCGCTGGAGCGCGAGGGAAAGAAAATTCCCTTCTGCATGCTCACCGCGACCAACAACACCGGCGGCGGGCAGCCGATCTCTCTCGACAATATTCGCGCCGCCAAGGCTCTGCTGACGCGGCGTGGAATTCCTCTGGTGCTCGACGCCTGCCGCTTCGCCGAGAACGCCTATTTCATCAAGCTATGGGAGCGCGGCTATGCGGATCGCGCGCTCATCGACATTGCGCGGGAGATGTTCTCGCTCTGCGACGCCGCGACGACGAGCGCCAAGAAGGACGGGCTCGCCAATATAGGCGGATTCTTCGCCTGCAATGATGATCGCTGGGCGGAGGATTTTCGCAATCTGCTGATATTGACGGAAGGATTTCCCACCTACGGCGGACTCGCGGGCCGCGATCTCGAGGCGATCGCCGTCGGGCTCGAGGAGGCGCTGGAGGAGGAATACCAGCGCTATCGCTATGCGACGGTGGAATATCTCGCCTCCCGCCTCATCGCGCGCGGCGTTCCGATCGTGCGGCCGGCGGGCGGTCACGCCGTCTTCATCGACGCCGCGGGCTTTTGCCCGCATCTTTCGGCGACGGATTTCCCGGGCGTCGGCCTCACCGCCGCGCTCTATCTCGAGGGTGGCGTGCGCGGCGTCGAGCTCGGCAGCGTGATGTTCGGCCGTCGCGCGGAAGACGGAACGGAGACGCCGGCGCCGCGCGAATTGGTGCGCCTCGCCTTTCCGCGCCGCGTCTACACGCAGAGCCATTTCGATTATGTGATCGAGGCGATCGAGAATGTGTTCCGCGAGCGCGCCGCCATACCGCCGTTTCGCATCACACGGCAGGCGCCCTTCCTGCGCCATTTCACCGCGCATTTCGCGCCCGGCTGA
- a CDS encoding GNAT family N-acetyltransferase has translation MFPEIARDDIFRLETKRLWLRWPRAADEGSICRLAGDPEVALKTARIPHPYESYHAEGFILAARAENASGAGLTLALTQKRQADEAIGVIGVHGANARGAGMIGFWLGRPYWGRGLMSEAAGAFIDMVFGMTGLERIVSSALPSNAASLRVHEKLGFTRAGQGKFPAPARGGEVDVELFDLRRGAIPTSFGAKRPKLQAT, from the coding sequence ATGTTCCCGGAAATTGCCCGCGACGACATTTTCAGATTGGAGACCAAGCGGCTGTGGCTGCGCTGGCCGCGCGCCGCCGACGAGGGCTCGATCTGCCGTCTGGCCGGCGATCCCGAGGTCGCCCTGAAGACGGCGCGGATTCCGCACCCATATGAGTCCTATCACGCGGAGGGCTTCATTCTCGCCGCGCGCGCCGAGAACGCCAGCGGCGCCGGCCTCACCCTCGCCTTGACGCAGAAGCGCCAGGCGGACGAGGCGATCGGCGTGATCGGCGTGCATGGGGCGAATGCGCGCGGGGCGGGCATGATCGGCTTCTGGCTGGGGCGGCCCTATTGGGGGCGCGGTTTGATGAGCGAAGCGGCGGGCGCCTTCATCGACATGGTGTTCGGCATGACAGGGCTGGAGCGAATCGTCTCCAGCGCGCTGCCGAGCAACGCCGCCTCGCTGCGGGTGCATGAGAAGCTGGGATTCACCCGTGCGGGCCAGGGCAAATTCCCGGCGCCGGCGCGCGGCGGCGAGGTCGATGTGGAGCTTTTCGACCTGCGCCGCGGCGCCATTCCGACGAGCTTCGGCGCCAAGCGCCCGAAGCTGCAAGCGACATGA
- a CDS encoding glucose 1-dehydrogenase, with product MGRLSGKIAVVTGGNSGIGLATAELFAKEGAQVVVTGRRKAELDAAVARIGSGVVGVQGDVSSLADLDRLFAEVKERFGRIDILFANAGVVRLAPIEAVNEAFFDHMFDINVKGLLFTVQKALPLFSEGGAIVLNSSIANTVGTPGFGVYSATKAAVRSFARTWTAELKDRKIRVNVVSPGPIETPIFDTMGLSEQQHDELAGQLETSVPLGRFGRSEEVAEAVLFLASSASSYVAGVDLYVDGGLVAV from the coding sequence ATGGGTCGTCTTTCAGGAAAAATCGCGGTCGTCACCGGCGGCAATAGCGGCATAGGCCTCGCCACGGCGGAGCTTTTCGCCAAGGAGGGCGCGCAGGTCGTCGTCACAGGCCGACGGAAGGCCGAGCTCGACGCCGCGGTCGCGCGCATCGGCTCCGGCGTCGTCGGCGTGCAGGGGGATGTTTCGTCGCTCGCCGATCTCGATCGGCTCTTTGCCGAGGTGAAGGAGCGTTTCGGCCGCATCGACATTCTCTTCGCCAATGCCGGAGTCGTCCGTCTCGCGCCGATCGAAGCGGTGAACGAGGCCTTCTTCGACCACATGTTCGACATCAACGTCAAAGGTCTGCTGTTCACCGTGCAGAAGGCGCTGCCGTTGTTTTCCGAGGGCGGCGCGATCGTGCTCAACTCGTCGATCGCCAATACGGTGGGCACGCCCGGATTCGGCGTCTATTCGGCGACGAAGGCGGCCGTGCGCTCCTTCGCCCGCACTTGGACGGCCGAGCTGAAAGACCGCAAGATTCGCGTCAATGTCGTGAGCCCCGGCCCGATCGAGACGCCGATCTTCGACACGATGGGCCTCTCCGAGCAGCAGCACGATGAATTGGCGGGACAATTGGAGACCAGCGTTCCGCTCGGCCGCTTCGGCAGATCGGAGGAGGTGGCCGAGGCCGTGCTGTTCCTGGCCTCCAGCGCGAGCAGCTATGTCGCCGGCGTCGATCTCTATGTCGATGGCGGGCTTGTGGCGGTCTGA
- the rfbH gene encoding lipopolysaccharide biosynthesis protein RfbH, which yields MTPPSASVLQAPAETADEKEALRAQILALVGRYAEIAHAKPEFRPGASAVPVSGKVYGAREMQTLVDSALDFWLTTGRFNDAFEKALETFIGVRHALTANSGSSANLLALTALTSPLLKERALQPGDEVITVAAGFPTTLNPILQNGMTPVFVDVDIPTYNIRADLIEAAISPRTRAIMIAHTLGNPFDLAEVTRIAEKYGLWLVEDCCDALGSLYDGRQVGTFGDIGTLSFYPAHHITMGEGGAVLTSRSVLRRSVESFRDWGRDCWCAPGKDDTCKKRYEWQSGDLPFGYDHKYVYQHLGYNLKITDMQAAVALAQMERLPGFIEARKRNFALLKEALRPYEDIFLLPEATPRSDPSWFGFALTLRESAPFGREALLQHLAEKRIGSRLLFGGNLLRQPYMKDRPHRVAGALSATDVIMRRTFWVGVYPGLSEAHIAYIAESIGAFLADAGHWRAA from the coding sequence ATGACCCCGCCCTCAGCCTCCGTCCTGCAAGCCCCCGCCGAGACGGCGGATGAGAAAGAAGCGCTGCGCGCGCAGATTTTGGCGCTCGTCGGCCGCTACGCCGAGATCGCCCATGCGAAGCCGGAATTTCGCCCTGGCGCCTCCGCCGTTCCGGTCTCCGGCAAGGTCTATGGCGCGCGCGAGATGCAGACGCTCGTCGATTCGGCGCTCGACTTCTGGCTCACCACCGGACGCTTCAACGATGCTTTCGAGAAGGCTCTGGAGACGTTCATCGGCGTCCGCCATGCGCTGACCGCCAATTCCGGCTCCTCGGCCAATCTTCTGGCGCTCACCGCGCTGACCTCGCCGCTGCTGAAGGAGCGCGCGCTTCAGCCCGGCGACGAGGTCATCACCGTCGCCGCCGGCTTTCCGACGACGCTCAATCCCATTTTGCAAAATGGGATGACGCCGGTCTTCGTCGATGTCGACATACCGACCTACAATATCCGCGCCGATCTCATAGAGGCGGCGATCTCGCCGCGCACGCGCGCGATCATGATCGCGCACACGCTCGGCAATCCGTTCGATCTCGCCGAGGTGACGCGCATCGCCGAGAAATACGGCCTCTGGCTCGTCGAGGATTGCTGCGACGCGCTCGGCTCGCTCTATGACGGGCGCCAGGTCGGCACATTCGGCGACATCGGCACGCTGAGCTTCTATCCGGCGCATCACATCACAATGGGCGAAGGCGGCGCGGTGCTCACCTCGCGCTCCGTGCTACGCCGCAGCGTCGAATCCTTCCGCGACTGGGGCCGCGATTGCTGGTGCGCGCCGGGCAAGGACGACACGTGCAAGAAGCGCTATGAGTGGCAATCGGGCGATCTGCCCTTCGGCTATGATCACAAATATGTCTATCAGCATCTCGGCTATAATCTGAAGATCACCGATATGCAGGCCGCCGTCGCTCTGGCGCAGATGGAGCGCCTGCCGGGCTTCATCGAGGCCCGCAAGCGCAATTTCGCGCTGCTGAAAGAGGCGCTGCGTCCCTATGAGGATATCTTCCTGCTGCCCGAGGCGACGCCGCGCAGCGATCCCTCCTGGTTCGGCTTTGCGCTGACGCTGCGCGAGAGCGCGCCTTTTGGACGCGAGGCGCTGCTGCAGCATCTCGCCGAGAAGCGCATCGGCTCGCGGCTGCTGTTCGGCGGCAATCTCTTGCGCCAGCCTTATATGAAGGACCGCCCGCATCGCGTCGCCGGCGCGCTCTCCGCCACCGATGTCATCATGCGCCGCACTTTCTGGGTCGGCGTCTATCCGGGCCTCAGCGAAGCGCATATCGCCTATATCGCCGAGTCGATCGGCGCCTTCCTCGCGGATGCAGGACATTGGCGCGCCGCCTGA
- the rplU gene encoding 50S ribosomal protein L21 has protein sequence MFAVIKTGGKQYSVTAGDTITVMALEGAAGDKITFDEVLFVGAEGSAKIGAPLVAGASVTGEIAEQARSPKTLAFKKRRRQNSKRKRGHRQDLTIVRITGIEAGA, from the coding sequence ATGTTCGCAGTCATCAAGACCGGCGGGAAGCAATATAGCGTCACCGCCGGAGACACGATAACCGTCATGGCCCTCGAGGGCGCGGCGGGCGACAAGATCACCTTCGACGAGGTGCTGTTCGTCGGCGCCGAGGGCTCCGCCAAGATCGGCGCGCCGCTGGTCGCGGGCGCGAGCGTCACCGGCGAGATCGCCGAGCAGGCCCGCAGCCCCAAGACGCTGGCCTTCAAGAAGCGCCGCCGCCAGAACTCCAAGCGCAAGCGCGGCCATCGTCAGGACTTGACGATCGTGCGCATCACCGGCATCGAGGCCGGCGCCTGA
- the obgE gene encoding GTPase ObgE — translation MKFLDQAKIYVRSGDGGAGCVSFRREKFIEFGGPDGGDGGRGGDVVAICVDGLNTLIDYRYQQHFKAKTGVHGMGKNRHGAKGADAVLKVPAGTQILEEDGETLIADLTEVGQTAIIARGGNGGFGNLHFTTSTNRAPRRANPGLEGVERTLILRLKLIADAGLIGLPNAGKSTFLATVSAAKPKIADYPFTTLHPGLGVVRVDDREFVLADIPGLIEGAHDGHGLGDRFLGHVERCRALLHLVDATGEHAGKDYKIVRRELAAYGAELDEKREIVALSKIDAAEPEHLKKQKERLKRAMASAGPTGATERPALLLLSSATSEGVTAALRALAAAKETAAHEEAKAAEPAPEWRP, via the coding sequence ATGAAATTCCTGGATCAGGCGAAAATCTACGTGCGCTCGGGCGATGGCGGAGCCGGCTGCGTCTCCTTCCGTCGCGAGAAATTCATCGAGTTCGGCGGGCCGGACGGCGGCGACGGCGGCCGCGGCGGCGATGTGGTGGCGATTTGCGTCGACGGGCTCAACACGCTCATCGACTATCGCTATCAGCAGCATTTCAAGGCCAAGACCGGCGTCCATGGCATGGGCAAGAATCGCCATGGCGCCAAGGGCGCCGACGCCGTGCTGAAAGTGCCCGCCGGCACGCAGATTCTCGAGGAGGACGGCGAGACGCTGATCGCCGATCTGACCGAGGTCGGGCAGACCGCCATCATCGCGCGCGGCGGCAATGGCGGCTTCGGCAATCTGCATTTCACCACCTCGACGAACAGAGCCCCGCGCCGCGCCAATCCCGGCCTGGAGGGGGTAGAGCGCACGCTGATCCTGCGGCTGAAGCTGATCGCCGACGCCGGGCTGATCGGCCTGCCCAACGCCGGCAAATCGACCTTTCTGGCCACGGTCAGCGCCGCCAAGCCCAAGATCGCCGATTATCCCTTCACCACTTTGCATCCGGGCCTCGGCGTGGTGCGGGTGGACGATCGCGAATTCGTGCTCGCCGACATTCCCGGCCTCATAGAGGGCGCGCATGACGGCCATGGGCTCGGCGACCGCTTCCTCGGCCATGTGGAGCGCTGCCGCGCGCTGCTGCATCTCGTGGACGCCACCGGCGAGCACGCCGGCAAGGATTACAAGATCGTCCGCCGCGAGCTCGCGGCCTATGGCGCCGAGCTCGACGAGAAGCGCGAGATCGTCGCGCTGTCGAAAATCGACGCCGCCGAGCCCGAGCATTTGAAGAAGCAGAAAGAGCGGCTCAAACGCGCAATGGCCTCCGCCGGCCCTACGGGGGCCACAGAGCGCCCTGCCCTGCTGCTGCTGTCCTCCGCCACCAGCGAAGGCGTGACGGCGGCCCTGCGCGCCCTGGCGGCCGCCAAGGAGACGGCGGCGCATGAGGAGGCGAAGGCCGCCGAGCCCGCGCCGGAATGGCGGCCGTGA
- a CDS encoding class I SAM-dependent methyltransferase, giving the protein MSQRIDENLFTGPIGAEYRMLELICPNAALLARRVAERVAHWREGVALEVLEIGCGTGVSTLPLLAGRDDLHVTAIDSAAKMLDQARSHLADFVAAGRVQFVEADALAYLRGLPEASVDVVSSNYAVHNFLDDYRREFLAEIFRVLKPGGIFVNGDRYAMDDRAAHLSATQAEVRSWFAKLGTIGRYDLLEDWVAHLFSDESPEHVMYLAPALERVTAAGFADVRIEYREGVDTLLTAVKP; this is encoded by the coding sequence ATGTCACAGCGCATCGATGAAAATCTCTTCACCGGGCCGATCGGCGCCGAATATCGCATGCTCGAGCTCATCTGCCCCAATGCGGCGCTGCTCGCCCGTCGCGTGGCGGAGCGCGTCGCGCATTGGCGCGAGGGCGTCGCGCTCGAGGTATTGGAGATCGGCTGCGGCACGGGCGTGAGCACGCTTCCCTTGCTCGCCGGACGCGACGATCTCCATGTCACCGCGATCGACAGCGCCGCCAAGATGCTGGATCAGGCGCGCTCTCACCTCGCGGATTTCGTCGCCGCCGGCCGCGTGCAATTCGTGGAAGCCGACGCGCTCGCCTATCTTCGCGGCCTTCCCGAGGCGAGCGTCGACGTCGTCTCCTCCAATTACGCCGTGCATAATTTCCTCGACGATTATCGTCGGGAATTTCTCGCCGAGATTTTCCGCGTGCTGAAGCCGGGCGGCATTTTCGTCAATGGCGACCGCTATGCGATGGACGACCGCGCGGCGCATCTCTCCGCCACACAGGCGGAGGTGCGCAGCTGGTTCGCAAAGCTCGGGACGATCGGCCGCTATGATCTGCTCGAGGATTGGGTCGCGCATCTCTTCAGCGACGAATCGCCCGAGCATGTGATGTATCTGGCGCCGGCGCTGGAGCGCGTGACGGCGGCAGGCTTCGCCGATGTTCGCATCGAATATCGCGAAGGCGTGGACACGCTGCTGACCGCGGTCAAGCCGTAA
- a CDS encoding cytochrome c biogenesis CcdA family protein translates to MAADVTYPAAAAAGVLSFLSPCVLPLVPPYLTFIAGASLEELTHAGKSRARRDVLIASLLFVAGFSTVFVALGATASVFGKVLRANLEILSIAAGVAIILMGLHFLGVFKIGLLYREKRLEVGRPVGRLGAYVMGLAFAFGWTPCIGPILAAILAVAGSQETVAKGAALLGVYSAGLGLPFLGAAAAMGPFMGFMQKFKKHFGKVEKVVGALLVLTGLAFLTGGMQSFSFWLLQTFPGLANFG, encoded by the coding sequence ATGGCGGCCGACGTTACTTATCCAGCCGCTGCGGCGGCGGGCGTGCTCTCTTTCCTCAGCCCTTGCGTGCTGCCTTTGGTGCCGCCCTATCTCACCTTCATCGCGGGCGCGAGCCTCGAGGAGCTGACCCACGCCGGCAAATCGCGCGCGCGGCGCGACGTGCTCATCGCTTCGCTTCTGTTCGTCGCCGGCTTCTCGACGGTCTTCGTTGCGCTCGGCGCGACGGCGAGCGTGTTCGGCAAGGTGCTGCGCGCCAATCTGGAAATTTTGTCGATCGCCGCCGGCGTCGCCATCATCCTCATGGGCCTGCACTTCCTCGGCGTGTTCAAGATCGGCCTGCTCTATCGCGAGAAGCGCCTCGAGGTCGGCCGTCCGGTCGGGCGTCTCGGCGCCTATGTCATGGGCCTCGCCTTCGCCTTCGGCTGGACGCCCTGCATCGGGCCGATACTCGCCGCCATTCTCGCCGTCGCCGGCTCGCAGGAGACCGTGGCCAAAGGCGCCGCTCTGCTCGGCGTCTATTCCGCCGGGCTCGGCCTTCCTTTCCTCGGCGCCGCGGCGGCGATGGGGCCGTTCATGGGCTTCATGCAGAAGTTCAAGAAGCATTTCGGCAAGGTGGAGAAGGTCGTCGGCGCGCTGCTGGTGCTCACGGGACTCGCCTTCCTCACCGGCGGAATGCAGAGCTTCTCCTTCTGGCTGCTGCAGACCTTTCCCGGTCTCGCGAATTTCGGATGA
- the rfbG gene encoding CDP-glucose 4,6-dehydratase produces the protein MEGLGVNASFWAGKRVLVTGHTGFKGGWLSLWLMRLGANVAGYALAPPTEPSLFALARLDQKMESVIGDIRDAERLARAVREFAPQIVFHLAAQPLVRYSYANPIETFEVNALGTAHLLETLRAAPSTRAIIVVTSDKCYENREWPWAYRENEAMGGFDPYSASKGCAELVAASFRNSYFATPEHPTRGAALATARAGNVIGGGDWAADRLVPDILRALERGETAQIRFPRAVRPWQHVLEPLAGYLTLAERLWSDGAPFAESWNFGPDPAGERMVGEIADALCRAYGEGAGWMKSGGDEPHEAHLLKLDSAKARSRLGWRPQWSIFEALEAIVDWESRRRRGEDVATASLAQIDAYERRMDAAEHGARTLGATI, from the coding sequence CTGGAAGGTCTGGGCGTGAACGCCTCCTTCTGGGCCGGCAAGCGCGTCCTCGTCACCGGACATACCGGCTTCAAGGGCGGCTGGCTCTCCTTATGGCTCATGCGGCTCGGCGCGAATGTCGCGGGCTATGCGCTCGCGCCGCCGACCGAGCCCAGCCTCTTCGCACTCGCGCGCCTCGACCAGAAGATGGAAAGCGTCATCGGCGATATTCGCGACGCCGAGCGGCTCGCGCGCGCCGTTCGGGAATTTGCGCCGCAGATCGTCTTTCATCTCGCGGCGCAGCCGCTCGTGCGCTACTCCTACGCCAATCCGATCGAGACATTCGAGGTCAATGCGCTGGGGACGGCGCATCTGCTCGAGACGCTGCGCGCCGCGCCGTCGACGCGCGCCATCATCGTCGTCACCAGCGACAAATGCTATGAGAATCGCGAATGGCCCTGGGCCTATCGCGAGAATGAGGCGATGGGCGGCTTCGATCCCTATAGCGCCAGCAAAGGCTGCGCGGAGCTCGTCGCCGCCTCCTTCCGCAATTCCTATTTCGCGACGCCCGAACATCCCACGCGCGGGGCGGCGCTGGCCACGGCCCGCGCCGGAAATGTCATCGGCGGCGGCGATTGGGCGGCGGATCGGCTCGTGCCCGATATTTTGCGCGCGCTGGAGCGCGGCGAGACGGCGCAAATACGCTTTCCGCGCGCGGTGCGTCCCTGGCAGCATGTGCTGGAGCCGCTCGCCGGCTATCTGACGCTCGCCGAACGTCTGTGGAGCGATGGCGCGCCCTTCGCGGAGTCCTGGAATTTCGGCCCCGATCCCGCCGGCGAGCGCATGGTGGGAGAGATCGCCGACGCGCTCTGCCGCGCCTATGGCGAGGGCGCCGGCTGGATGAAGAGCGGCGGCGACGAGCCGCATGAGGCGCATTTGCTGAAGCTCGATTCCGCCAAGGCGCGCAGCCGGCTCGGCTGGCGCCCGCAATGGTCGATCTTCGAGGCGCTGGAGGCGATCGTCGATTGGGAATCGCGCCGCCGCCGCGGCGAGGATGTGGCGACCGCATCGCTCGCCCAGATCGACGCCTATGAGAGACGCATGGACGCCGCCGAGCACGGCGCGCGCACGCTCGGAGCAACGATATGA
- a CDS encoding sigma-70 family RNA polymerase sigma factor has translation MTASEKALGALYQDYAPALRRFARRRVGMQESEDMVQDIYLHALQRVDVAKLESPRAYLFRIAANLSVDAIRRDRIRSRYAEEAARDADQAERANSSDAIATLMEFQKLRAALERLPPLYREILLLKRLEHLTSAEIAARVGVSVRTVERHLARANDEIRRDLGA, from the coding sequence ATGACCGCCTCCGAGAAAGCCCTCGGCGCGCTCTATCAGGATTATGCGCCGGCGCTCCGCCGCTTCGCGCGTCGCCGCGTCGGCATGCAAGAATCGGAAGATATGGTGCAGGATATTTATCTCCACGCGCTGCAGCGCGTGGATGTCGCCAAGCTCGAGAGCCCGCGCGCCTATCTCTTCCGCATCGCCGCCAATCTCTCGGTCGACGCAATACGCCGGGATCGCATCCGGTCACGCTACGCAGAGGAAGCCGCGCGAGACGCCGATCAGGCGGAGCGAGCGAATTCCAGTGACGCGATCGCCACGCTCATGGAATTTCAAAAGCTGCGCGCCGCGCTGGAGCGGCTGCCGCCGCTCTATCGGGAAATACTTCTGCTGAAACGCCTCGAGCATCTGACCAGCGCCGAGATCGCGGCCCGCGTCGGCGTATCGGTGCGCACGGTCGAGCGTCATCTCGCCCGAGCGAATGACGAGATCAGGCGCGATCTCGGCGCATGA
- the phhA gene encoding phenylalanine 4-monooxygenase codes for MEKGENRYADAPRRADWTIEQNWPSYSAAEHDRWSRLYARQAALLPGRACDEYLASKDTLALSPDGVPDFDALSARLSALTGWSVVPVAGLVPDDVFFEHLANRRFPAGAFIRPEEELDYLEEPDVFHDVFGHVPLLANPVYTRFLQAYGEGGRRALARGQLANLARLYWYTVEFGLLATPAGLRIFGAGILSSPAETVFSLEDSSPNRIAFDLERVMRTNYIIDDFQQCYFVVDGFERLLEACYRDFGPIYDHLRSEADLAPHELAPGDALISRGDFHYFRGKAHAA; via the coding sequence ATGGAGAAGGGCGAGAACCGCTACGCCGACGCGCCCCGCCGCGCCGATTGGACGATCGAGCAGAATTGGCCCTCCTATAGCGCGGCCGAGCATGATCGCTGGAGCCGGCTGTACGCCCGCCAGGCCGCGCTTCTGCCCGGCCGCGCCTGCGACGAATATCTCGCGTCGAAGGACACGCTCGCGCTCTCGCCGGACGGCGTTCCCGATTTCGACGCGCTGAGCGCGCGCCTTTCCGCGCTCACCGGCTGGAGCGTGGTTCCTGTCGCCGGCCTCGTGCCGGACGATGTCTTTTTCGAGCATCTCGCCAATCGCCGCTTTCCCGCCGGCGCCTTCATCCGCCCGGAGGAGGAGCTCGATTATCTCGAGGAGCCGGACGTCTTTCACGACGTCTTCGGCCATGTGCCGCTGCTGGCGAACCCCGTTTATACGCGCTTTCTACAGGCCTATGGCGAGGGCGGACGGCGCGCGCTGGCGCGCGGCCAGCTCGCCAATCTGGCGCGGCTCTATTGGTATACGGTGGAGTTCGGGCTGCTGGCGACGCCTGCGGGGCTGCGCATCTTCGGCGCCGGCATTCTCTCCTCGCCGGCGGAGACGGTCTTCTCGCTCGAGGATTCCTCGCCCAACCGCATCGCCTTCGACCTCGAGCGAGTGATGCGCACCAATTACATCATCGACGATTTCCAGCAGTGCTATTTCGTCGTCGATGGATTCGAGCGCCTGCTCGAAGCCTGCTATCGCGATTTCGGCCCCATCTACGACCATCTACGGTCAGAAGCCGATCTCGCGCCGCATGAGCTCGCGCCCGGCGATGCGTTGATCTCGCGCGGCGATTTCCATTATTTCCGCGGCAAGGCGCATGCCGCCTGA
- the rpmA gene encoding 50S ribosomal protein L27, with product MAHKKAGGSSRNGRDSDGRRLGVKKFGGEAVIGGNIIVRQRGTKWHPGRNVGIGKDHTLFALVDGVVLFKSSGGRASVSVVEPAAAAAE from the coding sequence ATGGCTCACAAGAAAGCGGGCGGCTCGTCGCGCAACGGTCGCGACTCCGACGGTCGCCGTCTCGGCGTGAAGAAGTTCGGCGGCGAGGCCGTGATCGGCGGCAACATCATCGTGCGCCAGCGCGGCACGAAATGGCATCCCGGCCGCAATGTCGGCATCGGCAAGGATCACACGCTGTTCGCGCTCGTCGACGGCGTGGTCCTGTTCAAATCCAGCGGCGGCCGCGCTTCGGTATCGGTCGTCGAGCCGGCGGCCGCAGCCGCCGAATAG
- a CDS encoding helix-turn-helix transcriptional regulator, whose amino-acid sequence MRKLHHPRPEEITVEGILYALADPVRVQIFTRLAASESAQNCSQFLNVLDQAPLAKSTLSQHFRILREAGLIRSERRGVELINSTRCAELAERFGPMVQSIISAYERQKIEAAAESAPRTAIDKDAAPV is encoded by the coding sequence ATGAGGAAGCTCCACCATCCGCGGCCGGAAGAGATCACAGTCGAAGGGATTCTCTACGCCCTGGCCGATCCTGTGCGGGTGCAGATATTCACCCGGCTGGCGGCGTCGGAAAGCGCGCAGAACTGCTCGCAATTCCTGAATGTTCTCGACCAGGCGCCGCTCGCCAAATCGACGCTTTCCCAGCATTTTCGCATTTTGCGGGAGGCCGGGCTCATCCGCAGCGAGCGCCGCGGCGTGGAGCTCATCAATTCCACGCGCTGCGCCGAGCTGGCCGAGCGCTTCGGCCCCATGGTGCAGTCGATCATCTCCGCCTATGAGCGGCAGAAGATCGAGGCGGCGGCCGAATCGGCGCCCCGAACGGCGATTGACAAAGACGCCGCGCCCGTCTAG